In Hordeum vulgare subsp. vulgare unplaced genomic scaffold, MorexV3_pseudomolecules_assembly, whole genome shotgun sequence, one DNA window encodes the following:
- the LOC123418183 gene encoding uncharacterized protein LOC123418183 → MATARRRKAKAARAAAAEAMKKDRKNAYDAMVTADKESRQAEAEAKEATTTAAAKAEESMQAVGMAMAKAEEAAVIASVKAEEAEKAREAYREVCRQVDAAAEWAQCEEELFAARFRRYWNQLVARPGVTFHQTTSIPAMRYTHPAPHDRPKAMDTLQITSVKIAAVDDCLQWPLQVYGIIAARDVLDHKRNILFHRRRGDCQIITQEDPYLALTGPSRAIAVSRDLSYIEVSLKVKGASRTRSEDGDLSDLVLSYGTGLCLAGIYPSRLSTLELESSHINRSVEATVRIKITHGSWPDGLRGAFTAGMSSNNGLEVELLNTRDGRALPVDSEGVVKLQRRVISVYIEGMLKVSVVACSVDEERGFIEKAEAVFEAKRQCVSVMEINFGSCSMQITVAWSCFRHE, encoded by the exons atggcgacggcgaggaggcgcaAGGCGAAGGCCGCCAGGGCCGCGGCCGCGGAAGCCATGAAGAAAGACAGGAAGAACGCCTACGATGCCATGGTCACAGCGGATAAGGAGTCCCGGCAAGCCGAAGCGGAGGCCAAGGAGGCCACCACGACGGCCGCGGCCAAGGCCGAGGAGTCCATGCAAGCCGTCGGCATGGCCATGGCGAAAGCCGAAGAAGCCGCCGTCATAGCCAGCGTGAAGGCGGAGGAAGCCGAGAAGGCAAGAGAAGCCTACCGCGAGGTGTGTCGGCAGGTGGACGCAGCGGCGGAGTGGGCGCAGTGCGAGGAGGAGCTCTTCGCCGCCCGGTTCCGACGCTACTGGAACCAACTCGTCGCCCGCCCCGGCGTCACCTTCCATCAAACCA CATCGATCCCCGCCATGCGGTACACGCACCCTGCTCCCCATGATAGGCCCAAGGCCATGGATACCTTGCAGATCACGTCGGTGAAGATCGCAGCGGTCGACGATTGCCTGCAATGGCCGCTGCAAGTGTATGGCATCATCGCGGCACGAGATGTCTTGGATCACAAGCGCAACATTCTTTTCCACCGCCGGAGGGGTGATTGCCAAATAATCACTCAAGAG GATCCATACCTAGCATTGACGGGCCCTAGTCGCGCCATTGCCGTGTCGAGGGACCTTTCATACATCGAGGTCTCGCTCAAGGTGAAGGGCGCGAGTAGAACTAGATCCGAGGACGGAGATTTGAGCGATCTAGTCCTGAGTTACGGGACCGGATTATGTCTCGCAGGCATTTACCCTAGCAGGCTCAGCACACTTGAACTCGAATCCAGTCACATTAATCGCTCCGTGGAGGCCACGGTCCGCATCAAAATCACCCACGGGTCATGGCCGGATGGTCTCCGAGGCGCGTTCACTGCCGGCATGAGCAGCAACAATGGCCTGGAAGTGGAGCTGCTCAATACCAGAGACGGTAGAGCTTTGCCCGTCGACTCTGAAGGTGTGGTCAAGCTCCAGCGCCGCGTCATCTCCGTCTACATCGAGGGGATGCTCAAGGTTTCCGTGGTGGCATGTTCGGTTGATGAGGAACGGGGTTTCATCGAGAAAGCTGAGGCAGTTTTCGAAGCAAAGAGACAATGTGTAAGCGTCATGGAGATTAACTTTGGGTCTTGTAGTATGCAGATTACCGTCGCTTGGTCCTGTTTCCGCCATGAGTAG